A window of Nicotiana tabacum cultivar K326 chromosome 24, ASM71507v2, whole genome shotgun sequence contains these coding sequences:
- the LOC142178093 gene encoding uncharacterized protein LOC142178093, with protein sequence MVEISEISFGSTENIAINVAPGHTHPFFLHASYSPGMNLVNSSFNGKGYGGWWRSILISLSAKNKVGFIDGTHNPPASNSTNIKLWRRCNDIVISWLEDKFGQSNGAKLYHFHKELSDLEQGTNDIAGYFAKIKGLCDELDALNTTVNCSCACQYGGKTNMVKSLQDERLIQFLMDFNDTYIAVKSNIIMMSPLPNMNYAYALLIQDDKHREDNRFPTDFKLTKGKKFQAGVRSNADLTTDGEQGQTSNCFDGGNRGSRYLRSSTQLMQLL encoded by the exons ATGGTTGAAATATCTGAAATTAGTTTTGGAAGCACTGAAAATATTGCAATAAATGTAGCACCAGGTCACACTCACCCCTTCTTTCTTCATGCTTCATATTCACCAGGGATGAATCTGGTGAACTCATCATTCAATGGAAAAGGATATGGAGGCTGGTGGAGATCAATCTTGATTTCTCTTTCAGCAAAGAATAAAGTGGGTTTCATTGATGGGACACACAACCCACCAGCTTCAAACTCAACAAATATCAAGTTATGGAGAAGATGCAATGACATAGTCATTTCATGGCTTGAGGACAAGTTTGGACAGTCCAATGGAGCAAAACTTTACCATTTTCATAAGGAACTGAGTGATTTGGAGCAAGGAACAAATGACATAGCTGGGTACTTCGCCAAAATCAAGGGTTTATGTGATGAACTTGATGCCCTAAACACTACTGTGAACTGCTCTTGTGCATGTCAATATGGTGGCAAGACAAATATGGTTAAGTCTCTCCAAGATGAGAGACTGATTCAGTTTTTGATGGATTTCAATGATACTTATATTGCAGTTAAGAGTAATATTATCATGATGTCTCCTCTTCCAAATATGAATTATGCTTATGCACTATTGATTCAAGATGACAAGCATAGAGAG GATAATAGGTTTCCAACTGATTTTAAATTAACCAAAGGAAAGAAGTTCCAGGCAGGGGTCAGGAGCAATGCAGATCTCACAACAGATGGAGAGCAGGGACAAACTTCAAACTGTTTTGATGGAGGAAACAGGGGCAGCAGATATCTCAGGAGCAGTACTCAACTCATGCAACTCCTTTAG